A window of the Leucothrix mucor DSM 2157 genome harbors these coding sequences:
- a CDS encoding TRAP transporter permease codes for MSNNQSLKTLATKANLLYVVAFGLGLFHLLVAAGMLNISTMPMRLTHILLAFSLLFAMKPVSKRLAGTRFNAALSVTLIVAVIIASLWLISRWKEIAFSGGETETADFYAGAVIIALVFEAARRGIGLVLASITLLFFSYPFLSPYLPGVLSGRGYSFERIVTFLTTNTEGVYGIPIGVAASYIIVFTIFGALLSRFGAGDFFFEISVRITRGLRAASAKSAVLFSTLIGMVSGSAAGNVAVTGTVTIPIMKREGYEPHQAGAIEAVASTGGQLMPPVMGAAAFIMAEIVGVPYTEVMSTALLPALLFFGSAFFIVHLQAVKSGIKPVTKRQDDGRPLRSVLLQGMPFIATFATLIILMLMGYSPFKASMWAMVVLIGLDLLWKREINKAFFEKLVGGISEGAKSVVTISAACAAAGIISGILGITGLGSKIALLIDTAAGGSLVLALVFTMFTSIILGMGLPTTAAYLILATVVAPALVKLGIPALTAHFFVFYYGCISTITPPVALASYVAGGIAGADINKVGWTAASYAVTSFVLPFAFCFGPGLLLQGDTLQNVMAVMTGFAGIAAIAVAVIGCMFTPLSWPLRIAAGIAGFCLLFQGWATAVIGILVFAALFLYQRTAKVAQPSF; via the coding sequence ATGTCAAATAACCAATCACTTAAAACCCTCGCGACCAAGGCTAACCTACTGTATGTAGTGGCCTTTGGCTTGGGGTTATTTCACTTACTCGTTGCCGCAGGTATGCTCAATATCTCGACAATGCCAATGCGCTTAACGCATATATTACTGGCCTTTTCGCTATTGTTTGCGATGAAGCCGGTCTCCAAACGTTTAGCCGGAACGCGCTTTAATGCGGCGCTCTCTGTCACGCTCATTGTGGCTGTGATTATCGCCAGCTTATGGCTGATCTCGCGCTGGAAGGAAATTGCCTTTAGCGGTGGCGAAACTGAAACGGCAGACTTCTACGCCGGAGCAGTGATCATTGCTTTGGTCTTTGAGGCGGCGCGTCGCGGTATCGGTTTAGTGCTGGCATCGATCACATTGTTATTCTTTAGCTATCCGTTTCTTAGCCCTTATTTACCGGGTGTGCTGAGTGGTCGTGGCTATAGCTTTGAGCGCATCGTAACCTTTCTCACCACCAATACGGAAGGTGTTTACGGCATCCCGATTGGGGTCGCGGCCAGCTATATTATTGTGTTCACCATCTTTGGTGCATTGCTGTCGCGGTTTGGCGCGGGTGATTTTTTCTTTGAAATCTCGGTGCGCATTACGCGTGGATTGCGCGCGGCTAGTGCTAAATCGGCTGTATTGTTTTCGACTTTGATTGGTATGGTTTCCGGCTCTGCGGCCGGCAATGTGGCAGTCACCGGCACCGTGACCATCCCCATTATGAAGCGCGAAGGCTATGAGCCTCATCAGGCTGGAGCGATTGAAGCGGTGGCCTCTACGGGTGGGCAGCTCATGCCACCAGTCATGGGCGCTGCGGCTTTTATTATGGCTGAGATTGTCGGCGTGCCTTATACCGAGGTGATGTCTACTGCCCTGCTACCTGCCCTGCTGTTCTTTGGCTCTGCGTTTTTTATTGTGCATTTACAGGCGGTGAAATCAGGCATTAAGCCGGTCACCAAACGTCAGGATGATGGTCGTCCACTGCGCAGTGTGCTGTTACAGGGAATGCCATTTATAGCCACGTTTGCCACCTTGATTATTTTGATGCTGATGGGGTATTCGCCGTTTAAAGCCTCGATGTGGGCCATGGTGGTATTGATTGGTTTGGATCTGTTGTGGAAGCGTGAGATCAACAAAGCCTTCTTCGAGAAATTGGTCGGAGGTATTAGTGAAGGGGCTAAAAGTGTTGTCACTATTTCAGCCGCTTGTGCGGCAGCGGGGATTATCTCCGGCATCTTAGGCATTACCGGCTTAGGTTCCAAAATCGCCTTGTTAATCGATACGGCGGCGGGTGGCTCACTGGTGCTGGCACTGGTGTTTACCATGTTCACCTCGATTATTTTGGGCATGGGATTACCCACCACAGCGGCTTATTTGATCTTGGCAACGGTTGTGGCACCGGCACTGGTTAAGCTCGGTATTCCTGCACTCACCGCTCACTTCTTCGTCTTTTACTACGGCTGTATTTCAACCATTACACCGCCGGTGGCACTCGCCTCCTATGTGGCGGGAGGCATCGCGGGAGCCGATATTAATAAGGTCGGTTGGACCGCCGCCAGTTATGCAGTCACCAGCTTTGTATTGCCGTTCGCATTCTGTTTTGGCCCTGGATTATTGCTGCAAGGCGACACTCTCCAAAACGTCATGGCAGTGATGACAGGCTTTGCCGGTATCGCAGCGATTGCGGTGGCAGTTATCGGTTGTATGTTTACGCCGCTCTCCTGGCCGCTACGGATTGCCGCCGGTATTGCTGGGTTCTGCTTGCTATTTCAAGGCTGGGCTACCGCGGTTATTGGCATCCTTGTGTTTGCCGCTCTCTTTTTATATCAGCGCACTGCCAAAGTCGCGCAACCCTCATTTTAG
- a CDS encoding EAL domain-containing protein: protein MVNQENIIIKNQSVSVAEIVARQASAARSVYSKDVLGKVKADKMGFSDRDYHNKTGALPIPAQFLKDMAIRASEDSEGLYKYRAVSKWNLANNQDLNNDFLKSAWAELELQDQANPKQAIDWKPIYKVQKFEGQETLLYLRADPASHASCVSCHNDYEKRPNIMARRVSQNIQAGKTWQQHQLLGAIFVQIPVESMQIAASSQSKWTILWILSVLILGLGALAFFFSKDLIKARSVRKQLFWQAKHDSLTSLPNRINFEERAQELITEAFKDNGTHAMCFLDLDQFKLVNDTCGHAVGDELLCQITEELQEGLEGNDLLARLGGDEFGILLTNCSIEAATAKANMLCDQVKNYHFIRQEYSFDIGVSIGVVAINKESISVDQLMRCADLACYAAKEAGRNRVQTYYENDENLNNRKGEMSWVSGILRALKEDRIIIYSQKIGSVAPDSQYMHHEILVRLIDSNGDIVSPGEFIPAAERYNLMTKLDLAVINRSFAALRNQYFSDLGKNGFISINLSGQSLSDPHFLLNVKFLMMQYRVNPTQICFEITESAAIANQILVQQFMVEMKRIGIKFALDDFGTGLSSLTYLKQFPVDYLKIDGSFIKDIVSDPIDRTLVDAINKMAHTMGLKTVAEYVESEEILKLLNTMNIDYAQGYFIQKPTKVEM from the coding sequence ATGGTCAATCAAGAGAACATCATCATTAAAAATCAATCAGTTAGTGTCGCTGAAATCGTGGCTCGTCAAGCGTCGGCTGCGCGCTCAGTTTATTCAAAAGACGTGCTTGGCAAAGTCAAAGCAGACAAGATGGGCTTTTCTGATAGGGATTACCACAATAAGACGGGTGCCCTGCCAATCCCTGCTCAATTTCTAAAAGACATGGCGATAAGAGCCTCTGAAGACTCAGAAGGCTTGTACAAGTACCGCGCTGTAAGTAAGTGGAACCTTGCCAATAATCAAGATTTAAATAATGACTTCCTGAAAAGCGCCTGGGCAGAGCTGGAACTGCAGGACCAAGCCAATCCAAAGCAAGCCATTGACTGGAAGCCAATTTACAAAGTTCAGAAGTTCGAAGGTCAGGAAACCCTGCTCTACTTAAGAGCGGACCCGGCATCCCATGCATCCTGCGTTAGTTGTCACAACGACTATGAGAAACGCCCGAATATTATGGCGCGTCGCGTCAGTCAAAATATACAAGCCGGAAAAACTTGGCAACAGCATCAATTGCTGGGGGCTATTTTTGTACAGATCCCAGTGGAGTCAATGCAGATAGCGGCCTCAAGCCAGAGTAAATGGACTATCTTATGGATATTGAGCGTGCTGATCTTAGGTCTCGGCGCCCTCGCCTTTTTCTTCTCTAAAGACTTGATCAAAGCCAGAAGTGTAAGAAAGCAACTTTTCTGGCAAGCCAAGCATGACTCGCTGACCAGCTTACCGAATCGAATCAATTTTGAAGAACGCGCTCAAGAGCTCATCACCGAAGCCTTTAAAGATAATGGCACGCACGCCATGTGCTTTTTAGATCTGGATCAATTCAAACTGGTTAACGACACCTGCGGCCATGCGGTGGGTGATGAGTTACTTTGCCAAATCACTGAAGAGCTACAAGAAGGCCTAGAAGGCAATGACTTGCTAGCGCGACTGGGTGGCGATGAGTTTGGAATACTACTGACTAATTGCAGCATCGAAGCTGCCACTGCAAAAGCCAATATGCTGTGTGACCAAGTAAAAAATTATCACTTTATCCGACAGGAATACTCTTTTGATATCGGCGTGAGCATTGGTGTGGTGGCGATTAATAAAGAGTCAATCAGCGTTGATCAGCTCATGCGCTGTGCCGATTTAGCCTGCTATGCCGCAAAAGAAGCCGGCCGAAATCGGGTGCAAACCTATTATGAAAATGATGAAAACCTCAATAACCGCAAAGGTGAAATGTCGTGGGTTTCTGGCATTCTTCGCGCGCTAAAAGAAGACCGAATCATTATCTATAGCCAGAAAATCGGCTCAGTCGCTCCAGACAGCCAATACATGCACCATGAAATACTGGTGCGCTTAATTGATAGCAATGGCGATATTGTGTCGCCGGGTGAATTTATACCGGCAGCTGAGCGTTATAACTTAATGACTAAGCTCGATTTGGCCGTTATCAATCGCTCTTTTGCAGCCTTGAGAAACCAGTACTTTAGTGACTTGGGAAAGAATGGATTTATTTCGATAAACCTTTCCGGACAATCTCTAAGTGACCCCCACTTTCTGCTGAATGTAAAATTTCTGATGATGCAGTATCGGGTTAACCCTACGCAAATCTGCTTTGAAATTACAGAGTCAGCTGCCATTGCTAATCAGATTTTAGTGCAACAGTTTATGGTTGAAATGAAGCGCATCGGTATCAAATTTGCGCTGGATGACTTTGGAACTGGCCTCAGCTCACTGACCTACCTGAAGCAATTTCCGGTTGATTATCTGAAGATTGATGGCAGCTTTATCAAAGATATTGTCTCCGACCCAATTGATAGAACGCTGGTGGATGCAATCAATAAAATGGCGCATACCATGGGCTTAAAAACGGTTGCTGAGTACGTTGAGTCAGAAGAAATCTTAAAGCTACTCAACACCATGAACATCGATTATGCACAAGGCTATTTCATTCAAAAGCCGACGAAGGTTGAGATGTAA
- a CDS encoding TAXI family TRAP transporter solute-binding subunit, which translates to MNKLIKNFLAITSVAMIASSVAIAEEYRIGTASLGGAFYPIGQSISNLVSKHTDGEISMVPVVTGGSVQNPRLIHSGEVEIAITNNNLSLLATKGLGPYQKTGKIEMSAVAALHPSVLHMIVLADSDINTIEDLKGKKVAVGPAGGGTLGFINFLLPLHDMEMDDMTPSFLSYSDGFSQLTDGNVDAAFALSGYPAGAVMQASAGNKLKFISFSAGMLDKATEANKAFKAVTIPAEVYGTEGDATVIGVNNMLIAPNSMSADVVEKIVAAVFDHLDEFKAENSNAKQIDPAASLSLAIPLHEGAARYFNK; encoded by the coding sequence ATGAATAAGCTTATTAAGAATTTTTTGGCGATTACGAGTGTTGCAATGATCGCCAGTTCTGTTGCGATCGCAGAAGAGTACCGCATCGGTACTGCCAGCCTAGGCGGTGCCTTCTACCCTATCGGTCAGAGCATTTCCAACCTGGTTAGCAAGCACACCGATGGTGAGATTTCGATGGTTCCTGTGGTCACCGGTGGCTCGGTGCAAAACCCAAGATTAATTCACTCCGGCGAAGTTGAAATCGCCATCACCAATAACAACCTCAGCTTGTTAGCCACGAAAGGCCTTGGCCCTTACCAGAAAACCGGCAAGATCGAAATGAGCGCAGTGGCTGCACTTCACCCCAGCGTATTGCACATGATTGTGCTGGCTGATTCCGACATTAATACCATTGAAGATTTGAAAGGTAAGAAGGTTGCGGTTGGCCCAGCCGGTGGCGGAACCTTAGGCTTTATCAACTTCCTGCTGCCCCTGCACGACATGGAAATGGATGATATGACGCCAAGCTTCCTGTCGTATTCCGATGGCTTTAGCCAACTCACCGATGGCAATGTGGACGCTGCATTTGCACTGTCTGGCTATCCAGCAGGTGCCGTTATGCAGGCCAGTGCCGGTAACAAACTCAAGTTCATTTCATTCTCTGCTGGCATGCTCGATAAAGCCACTGAGGCGAATAAAGCGTTTAAAGCGGTCACCATTCCTGCTGAGGTTTATGGCACTGAAGGCGATGCCACTGTGATCGGTGTTAACAACATGTTAATCGCCCCTAACTCAATGAGTGCCGATGTAGTTGAGAAGATTGTCGCGGCTGTATTTGATCATTTAGATGAGTTCAAAGCGGAGAACTCCAACGCCAAGCAAATTGATCCGGCGGCTTCTTTAAGCTTAGCTATACCGCTACATGAAGGTGCTGCAAGATACTTCAACAAGTAA
- the tnpC gene encoding IS66 family transposase: MNKLTEALFNHQLPTELAASQQLNRQLLDLVAQLEQRVAELEDNTGNGSSSRNSSKPPSQDSPEQRAKREKKPKSPRKKGAQPGHQGHQRVRVELSAADEQIHYYPDTQCSCGALCDLSQEPYQRHQVFDLPEVRSEITEHCLYDAICPRCQMRRIAHLPDTIPRGQMGPGLISWITLMNGAYALSISNIQRLLNDQWQLSFSTGAVSQATRSVTEWLLPLYQQVGQAVRELPIAHADETSHYRNSERRWLWVLCSSQVVYFLVHYSRGKGAANGLLDEFDGILVTDQHGGYNDYPIEKRQLCWAHIIRKFKKISERVGRSGVLGKQLWRLSRLIVHFRNRWRSDGYSDTCYHARMLRFKQWMHRLLNLGLEVESANVEQKASKTANQCKRLLIDESMLWTFLQGRTIPMTNNAAERAIRPYVIWRKTSFFSQSARGDQFRPVILTLTETCKRLGLGVYEILRKVCKQGLRGEAITVRLPLGHQAIST, from the coding sequence ATGAACAAACTTACCGAGGCACTTTTCAATCATCAACTACCCACTGAGCTTGCGGCTTCGCAGCAGCTCAATCGTCAGTTATTGGACTTAGTGGCTCAACTAGAGCAACGGGTGGCTGAGCTGGAAGACAACACGGGTAACGGGAGCTCTTCCAGAAATTCATCCAAGCCGCCCTCTCAGGATTCGCCAGAACAGCGCGCTAAGCGCGAGAAAAAACCAAAGAGTCCTCGCAAGAAAGGGGCACAGCCCGGTCATCAGGGACATCAACGTGTGCGGGTCGAGCTTTCTGCTGCTGATGAGCAAATTCATTACTATCCGGATACTCAGTGCAGTTGTGGAGCCCTCTGTGATTTATCTCAGGAGCCTTACCAGCGGCATCAAGTCTTTGACCTTCCCGAAGTACGCAGCGAAATTACCGAGCATTGTCTTTATGATGCAATATGCCCTCGTTGCCAGATGCGTCGGATTGCTCATTTACCAGACACGATACCCCGCGGACAAATGGGGCCAGGGTTAATCAGCTGGATTACGTTGATGAATGGGGCTTACGCCTTATCCATTTCAAACATCCAACGATTACTGAACGATCAATGGCAACTCTCCTTCAGCACGGGTGCAGTGAGTCAAGCTACCCGTTCAGTAACGGAATGGTTATTGCCACTTTATCAGCAGGTCGGCCAAGCCGTCCGCGAGCTGCCCATCGCCCATGCGGATGAAACCAGTCATTACCGCAATAGCGAGCGGCGTTGGCTCTGGGTGCTTTGTTCGTCACAGGTCGTCTACTTTCTAGTTCACTATTCTCGGGGTAAAGGCGCAGCCAATGGCTTACTGGATGAATTTGATGGCATACTCGTGACCGATCAACATGGCGGTTACAACGATTACCCTATCGAAAAACGCCAACTTTGCTGGGCGCATATTATCCGTAAGTTCAAGAAAATATCAGAGCGCGTGGGACGGTCGGGTGTGCTGGGAAAACAGCTCTGGCGATTATCCCGCTTGATTGTTCACTTCCGTAATCGTTGGCGATCTGACGGTTATTCTGATACCTGTTATCACGCTCGAATGCTGCGATTTAAACAGTGGATGCACCGCTTACTCAACTTGGGTCTTGAAGTGGAATCAGCTAATGTGGAACAAAAAGCCAGCAAGACAGCCAATCAATGCAAACGTTTACTGATCGATGAATCCATGCTCTGGACGTTTTTACAGGGTCGTACGATTCCCATGACAAACAATGCAGCGGAACGCGCGATACGCCCTTATGTGATCTGGCGTAAAACCAGCTTCTTCAGTCAATCGGCCCGAGGGGATCAGTTCCGTCCGGTGATTCTGACCCTGACTGAAACGTGTAAGCGCCTGGGCTTGGGTGTTTATGAGATATTGAGAAAAGTGTGTAAACAAGGCTTGCGTGGTGAAGCGATTACCGTACGGCTGCCATTAGGTCATCAAGCTATATCGACCTAA
- a CDS encoding malonic semialdehyde reductase encodes MALSDEALAQARAAAQETVRQVRANKPQLDDASIDLILRDARSHYAWTDKPVSEALLKTLYDITIAGPTSMNTCPARFVFVTSQEGKQRLAKSLKAKNIDKMMDAPVTAIIAWDPEFWRELSFLFPHEDRTPLFDGKPEYCHDTAYRNSTLQGAYFMIAARAMGLDVGAMSGFSNAIVDQEFFAENGWKSNFLCNLGYADETALFQKLPRFPFEKVCSFL; translated from the coding sequence ATGGCTTTAAGCGATGAAGCATTAGCACAGGCACGAGCAGCAGCACAGGAAACCGTGCGGCAGGTGCGCGCTAATAAACCCCAACTGGACGATGCATCAATCGATCTGATTTTAAGAGATGCCCGCTCCCACTATGCATGGACCGATAAGCCGGTCTCTGAAGCATTACTCAAAACACTCTACGACATCACCATTGCTGGCCCGACCAGTATGAATACTTGCCCCGCGCGCTTTGTATTTGTGACCAGTCAAGAAGGTAAACAGCGCCTAGCCAAGTCACTCAAAGCGAAGAATATCGACAAGATGATGGATGCGCCAGTCACGGCCATTATCGCCTGGGACCCTGAGTTTTGGAGAGAATTAAGCTTCCTATTCCCGCATGAAGATCGCACACCACTATTTGATGGCAAGCCAGAATATTGCCATGACACGGCGTATCGCAACTCAACCTTGCAGGGCGCGTATTTTATGATTGCCGCCCGCGCTATGGGGCTTGATGTCGGAGCCATGTCTGGCTTTTCCAATGCCATCGTCGATCAAGAATTTTTCGCTGAGAATGGTTGGAAATCAAACTTTCTTTGCAACCTCGGCTATGCCGATGAGACCGCATTATTCCAGAAATTACCGCGTTTCCCGTTTGAAAAAGTGTGCAGTTTTCTATGA
- a CDS encoding LysR family transcriptional regulator — MINPVWLRSFCTLVEVGHFTRTAERLHMTQSGVSQHVRKLEDQVGQDLLIREGKQFILTDAGERLYREARVIIQSLSNLEQRVRDDPADEGLVRVMSPGSVGLKLYPHLLALQQRHPKLVIDFRFAPNADIEQSIAEHEVDIGLMTCPSSLDSVNAKPVAEEALLLVTPKAIVEPSWEQLLEQGFIDHPDGAHHAGLLLSANYPEFQHSNLFKQRGFSNQIALILEPVSMGLGFTVLPAYAAEAFQKPELINTHRLTNPVSETLYLGTSREKFIPNRVKTVIVEAKKWL, encoded by the coding sequence ATGATCAATCCTGTCTGGTTACGCAGCTTTTGCACCTTAGTAGAGGTTGGCCATTTCACGCGAACCGCCGAGCGTTTACACATGACGCAATCCGGCGTCAGCCAACATGTACGCAAACTTGAAGATCAAGTGGGACAAGACTTACTGATTCGCGAGGGTAAGCAATTCATTCTCACCGATGCAGGCGAGCGCTTATACCGCGAAGCACGGGTTATTATTCAATCTCTATCTAATCTTGAACAACGCGTCAGGGATGATCCCGCTGATGAGGGCTTAGTTCGGGTCATGTCGCCCGGTAGTGTGGGCCTCAAACTCTATCCGCACTTATTAGCGTTGCAACAACGCCATCCCAAGCTCGTTATTGATTTTCGCTTTGCGCCAAATGCCGATATCGAGCAATCGATTGCAGAGCATGAAGTCGATATTGGCTTGATGACCTGCCCTTCAAGTTTGGACTCGGTAAATGCAAAACCTGTTGCCGAAGAAGCTTTATTGCTAGTGACACCAAAGGCAATTGTTGAGCCGAGCTGGGAGCAATTATTGGAGCAGGGGTTTATTGACCATCCTGATGGCGCACATCATGCGGGTTTGCTGCTCAGTGCTAATTATCCAGAATTCCAACACAGTAATTTATTCAAACAACGTGGCTTTTCAAATCAGATTGCTTTGATTCTTGAGCCGGTTAGCATGGGTTTGGGTTTTACGGTACTGCCCGCTTATGCCGCGGAGGCATTCCAGAAACCTGAACTGATTAACACCCATCGGCTGACTAATCCGGTGAGTGAAACACTCTATCTTGGCACCAGCCGTGAGAAATTCATTCCTAATCGCGTGAAAACGGTCATTGTCGAAGCGAAAAAATGGTTATAA
- a CDS encoding adenylyltransferase/cytidyltransferase family protein yields the protein MIVYTVGTFDLLHVGHLALLEYCGTLGNVVAVGVASDRVVNSYKPNVPVIPLDQRTEMLKALRCVDIVRPYHDLEYVSGCKELDVDIFVVGEDWGSKPHNIAVESYLKSKGKEIIQVRYNPRTSSSKIKRNTIAQTHRRNHIEQIVA from the coding sequence ATGATCGTTTATACGGTTGGCACCTTTGATTTACTGCATGTAGGACACTTGGCACTACTGGAATATTGCGGAACATTAGGCAATGTCGTCGCCGTTGGGGTCGCCTCTGATCGCGTGGTGAACTCTTACAAGCCCAATGTACCGGTTATTCCCCTTGATCAACGCACTGAAATGCTCAAAGCCTTACGCTGTGTTGATATTGTGCGCCCCTATCATGATCTTGAATATGTTTCTGGCTGCAAAGAGCTGGACGTGGATATATTTGTTGTGGGAGAAGATTGGGGCAGCAAACCCCATAATATCGCAGTGGAGTCTTACCTAAAAAGCAAAGGCAAAGAAATCATTCAGGTGCGCTATAACCCTCGAACCTCTTCTTCGAAGATCAAACGCAATACCATTGCGCAGACTCATAGAAGAAACCATATAGAGCAAATTGTTGCTTAA
- a CDS encoding YciI family protein encodes MPNWNEYKQGAKQRGALALELFVVESTAAQSPEQVKATLPEHLAYQQTLERAGRLAFAGPTSDLSGELMEGCGLIIYRADSMEEARQLADADPMHKTGARSYTLRKWLINEGSLSLTVGLSTNQVDFK; translated from the coding sequence ATGCCTAACTGGAATGAATACAAGCAAGGTGCAAAGCAACGTGGCGCATTAGCCTTAGAACTGTTTGTCGTGGAATCAACCGCTGCGCAGTCGCCAGAGCAAGTAAAAGCCACGCTGCCAGAACATTTAGCCTATCAACAAACGCTGGAACGCGCAGGGAGATTAGCCTTCGCAGGCCCAACGTCTGATCTTTCAGGTGAGCTAATGGAAGGTTGCGGGTTGATCATTTATCGTGCCGATTCAATGGAAGAAGCCCGACAACTAGCCGATGCAGACCCAATGCATAAAACCGGTGCCCGCAGCTATACCCTACGCAAGTGGCTGATTAATGAAGGCTCTTTGTCATTGACAGTTGGCTTATCAACTAATCAGGTCGATTTTAAGTAA
- a CDS encoding intradiol ring-cleavage dioxygenase, with protein MKSHTAARRDLLKVFGAASLGSLVGYTGQQNLATAAGNGQWLAGGTNLIKAAYPATDIFNSQNACQVALTQSTTRGPCYFSDDKGEDISLGLRGLPMQLCLQLIDRQCRPLRGYQIEVWHCDTRGVYSADTRNSTSSNRFSARFCSAGDAAAQNSAWFRGVLTTDADGRVNFKTIFPGWYPGRTIHIHFAVSNGQHSSLVSQFCFSDAMAKAICTGHPDYRQRGEQDTPHENGGDGVYRSRSADFLFNTQNNADGSLLAYRTIQVS; from the coding sequence GTGAAATCACACACCGCTGCGCGAAGAGATTTGCTCAAAGTTTTTGGTGCCGCCTCATTAGGTAGCTTAGTTGGTTATACTGGCCAGCAAAATCTAGCCACAGCAGCCGGTAACGGCCAATGGCTGGCGGGAGGCACCAATCTTATTAAAGCCGCTTACCCTGCCACTGATATTTTCAATAGCCAGAATGCCTGCCAAGTCGCACTCACTCAATCGACCACCCGAGGTCCTTGTTATTTCTCAGATGATAAAGGTGAAGATATTTCACTGGGATTACGTGGCCTACCGATGCAACTCTGCTTGCAACTGATTGATCGCCAGTGCCGCCCTTTACGTGGTTACCAGATTGAAGTCTGGCATTGCGATACACGGGGTGTGTATTCGGCCGATACCCGCAATAGTACCAGTAGCAATCGCTTCTCAGCACGATTTTGCAGTGCCGGTGATGCCGCCGCTCAAAACAGCGCGTGGTTTCGGGGTGTCTTAACCACCGATGCGGATGGGCGCGTAAACTTCAAAACGATTTTTCCGGGTTGGTATCCGGGGCGCACGATTCATATCCATTTTGCGGTCAGCAATGGCCAGCACTCATCCCTTGTCTCGCAATTTTGCTTTAGTGATGCCATGGCCAAAGCCATTTGCACGGGTCATCCGGATTATCGCCAACGCGGTGAACAAGACACACCTCACGAAAATGGTGGCGATGGCGTGTATAGATCGCGCTCCGCAGACTTCTTGTTCAACACCCAAAACAATGCGGATGGCTCACTTCTAGCCTACCGAACCATCCAAGTTTCCTGA
- a CDS encoding CDP-alcohol phosphatidyltransferase family protein yields MTTTNAEFREPQPTILSFVKDLPNLCSLAGLACTILSIYFSILGVFYAAMIGMVWAVAFDWADGLIARRMQGRTGHQRVFGGQLDVLIDIVSYGVAPAVLLLSYGHFEPVFLIGAFIMLAASAIRLSYFSTFGLSGESKYTGLALDNNSLILVSVFLLEAVFSQSVFTVVLYASGVTLAVLNVSQIKTPKLSGNPRNVYILAFYTLAITAIYAWKLL; encoded by the coding sequence ATGACTACGACCAACGCCGAATTTCGAGAGCCACAACCGACCATCCTGTCCTTTGTTAAAGACCTCCCCAATCTTTGCTCATTGGCAGGATTAGCCTGCACCATTTTATCCATCTACTTCAGTATTCTGGGTGTGTTTTACGCCGCGATGATTGGCATGGTTTGGGCGGTTGCCTTTGACTGGGCCGATGGATTGATTGCACGCAGAATGCAAGGTCGGACAGGCCATCAGCGCGTGTTTGGTGGTCAGCTGGATGTGCTTATCGATATCGTGAGCTATGGCGTTGCACCGGCCGTTTTGCTGTTGAGCTATGGTCATTTCGAGCCGGTATTTCTGATTGGTGCCTTCATTATGCTCGCAGCAAGTGCGATTCGCTTGAGCTATTTCAGCACTTTCGGGCTTTCTGGTGAATCCAAATACACCGGGCTGGCGCTGGATAATAATAGCTTGATATTAGTCTCCGTTTTCCTACTCGAAGCCGTGTTTAGCCAAAGTGTTTTCACGGTTGTGCTATACGCTAGCGGCGTGACACTGGCGGTTCTTAATGTGTCGCAAATCAAAACCCCGAAGCTCTCCGGTAATCCACGCAATGTGTATATTCTGGCGTTTTATACGCTGGCAATAACAGCAATTTATGCCTGGAAACTCTTATGA
- a CDS encoding cupin domain-containing protein codes for MREFRRVVTGHDENGQAVIESDQIATHILERPNRPGVRLTNFWLSNSTPAEYDGETETCEGPFILHPPKNGNVFRCVEFLPEDPEVMAKLDGKAAFAEMGAGDNIVENARHPWMHRTDSVDYGIVVSGEIYMLMDDESEDVLLKAGDMVVQRGTNHAWANRGTEPCVIAFVLVDGVTQLDAPEAHRKGIPVR; via the coding sequence ATGCGTGAATTTAGACGCGTTGTTACCGGTCATGATGAAAATGGCCAAGCCGTAATCGAATCCGATCAAATTGCGACCCATATTCTGGAGCGCCCGAATCGCCCCGGAGTACGGCTAACTAACTTTTGGTTATCCAACAGCACACCTGCCGAATACGATGGCGAGACTGAAACCTGCGAAGGCCCGTTCATTCTGCATCCGCCTAAAAATGGCAATGTGTTTCGCTGCGTAGAGTTCTTACCGGAAGACCCAGAAGTAATGGCGAAGCTGGACGGTAAAGCGGCATTTGCCGAAATGGGCGCTGGCGATAATATCGTTGAAAATGCCCGTCATCCTTGGATGCATCGAACTGATTCGGTGGACTATGGCATCGTTGTATCCGGCGAAATTTATATGTTGATGGATGATGAGTCGGAAGATGTACTGCTGAAAGCGGGTGATATGGTGGTGCAGCGTGGGACTAATCATGCCTGGGCGAATCGTGGGACTGAGCCTTGTGTGATTGCCTTTGTATTGGTTGATGGCGTGACGCAATTGGATGCGCCGGAAGCACATCGCAAGGGTATTCCGGTTCGCTAA